A single genomic interval of Sebastes umbrosus isolate fSebUmb1 chromosome 9, fSebUmb1.pri, whole genome shotgun sequence harbors:
- the rnf44 gene encoding RING finger protein 44 isoform X1, producing MRPWEIAVNRLPPTAPLNTRRFLVEPCNAPVHLRRSPPVRRQWGRRDRPVLHTSLIQDENFHHLLFSQHHQQVPLDESRHYSHTSTPPRMLHPAAHLPQQSPIMVDLHDQMHQGSVPISYTVTTVTTHGFPIHTGQPLPGCNTQQLPACSVMFSGQLSLLCCLPPPLIQACTMQHMPVSYQAFPPLISSEHFVLHPTPSVPPHQPPHLTPLSQFVPLQPQHPRMPLQRVDNEVDLRGDQHPLGTFSYPPSHHPPALPPSLPLQYLPQEPLHQELPFGVPYPHMLPRRVSGQRYRLQQPLPPPPPPPSYYPGFLPYFLSMLPVPPTAVGPAISLDLDVDDVEMENYEALLNLAERLGEAKPRGLTKADIEQLPSYRFNSENHLSEQTLCVVCFSDFECRQLLRVLPCNHEFHAKCVDKWLKTNRTCPICRADASDVHREVE from the exons ATGCGACCATGGGAAATAGCAGTAAATAGGCTGCCACCAACAGCCCCCTTAAACACGAGGCGGTTCCTTGTAGAGCCCTGCAACGCCCCAGTGCATCTCAGGAGAAG CCCACCAGTGAGACGCCAGTGGGGGAGACGAGACCGGCCTGTACTGCACACTTCTCTGATCCAGGATGAGAACTTCCATCATCTGCTTTTCTCCCAACATCACCAACAGGTTCCTTTAGATGAGTCCAGACACTACAGCCATACCAGCACACCACCACGCATGCTTCACCCTGCTGCTCACCTGCCCCAGCAGAGCCCCATCATGGTGGATCTACATGACCAG ATGCACCAGGGATCCGTTCCAATATCATACACTGTTACGACGGTGACGACCCATGGATTTCCCATCCACACCGGGCAGCCCCTTCCGGGGTGCAACACTCAGCAGCTCCCAGCATGCTCGGTAATGTTCAGCGGacagctctctctgctctgctgccttcctcctcct ctcatACAGGCATGTACCATGCAGCATATGCCAGTGTCTTATCAAGCCTTTCCACCCCTGATCTCCAGCGAACATTTTGTATTGCACCCAACCCCATCTGTACCCCCCCACCAGCCGCCGCACCTTACTCCTTTGAGCCAGTTTGTCCCTTTACAGCCTCAGCACCCACGCATG CCTCTACAGAGGGTAGACAATGAAGTTGACCTAAGAGGGGACCAGCACCCATTAGGGACCTTCTCCTACCCTCCCTCTCATCACCCACCAGCGCTGCCTCCTTCTCTGCCCCTACAGTATCTTCCTCAAGAGCCTCTGCATCAGGAGCTTCCCTTTGGAGTG CCATATCCCCACATGCTGCCCAGGCGAGTGAGTGGACAGAGATACCGGTTGCAGCAacctctcccccctcctcctccccctccatctTACTACCCAGGCTTCCTCCCTTACTTCCT GTCAATGCTTCCTGTGCCTCCAACAGCAGTGGGCCCAGCCATCAGTTTAGACCTGGATGTGGATGATGTGGAGATGGAGAACTATGAG gCATTACTGAATTTGGCGGAGAGGTTGGGTGAAGCGAAACCACGTGGACTCACTAAAGCTGATATAGAGCAACTTCCGTCCTACAGATTCAACTCAGAGAATCATCTATCTGAACAAACGCT gTGTGTTGTGTGCTTTAGTGACTTTGAGTGTAGGCAGCTACTTCGGGTATTACCTTGTAACCACGAATTCCATGCAAAGTGtgtggataaatggttgaag ACCAATCGCACTTGTCCTATCTGCCGAGCCGATGCCTCGGACGTACACCGGGAGGTGGAGTGA
- the rnf44 gene encoding RING finger protein 44 isoform X2 produces the protein MRPWEIAVNRLPPTAPLNTRRFLVEPCNAPVHLRRSPPVRRQWGRRDRPVLHTSLIQDENFHHLLFSQHHQQVPLDESRHYSHTSTPPRMLHPAAHLPQQSPIMVDLHDQMHQGSVPISYTVTTVTTHGFPIHTGQPLPGCNTQQLPACSLIQACTMQHMPVSYQAFPPLISSEHFVLHPTPSVPPHQPPHLTPLSQFVPLQPQHPRMPLQRVDNEVDLRGDQHPLGTFSYPPSHHPPALPPSLPLQYLPQEPLHQELPFGVPYPHMLPRRVSGQRYRLQQPLPPPPPPPSYYPGFLPYFLSMLPVPPTAVGPAISLDLDVDDVEMENYEALLNLAERLGEAKPRGLTKADIEQLPSYRFNSENHLSEQTLCVVCFSDFECRQLLRVLPCNHEFHAKCVDKWLKTNRTCPICRADASDVHREVE, from the exons ATGCGACCATGGGAAATAGCAGTAAATAGGCTGCCACCAACAGCCCCCTTAAACACGAGGCGGTTCCTTGTAGAGCCCTGCAACGCCCCAGTGCATCTCAGGAGAAG CCCACCAGTGAGACGCCAGTGGGGGAGACGAGACCGGCCTGTACTGCACACTTCTCTGATCCAGGATGAGAACTTCCATCATCTGCTTTTCTCCCAACATCACCAACAGGTTCCTTTAGATGAGTCCAGACACTACAGCCATACCAGCACACCACCACGCATGCTTCACCCTGCTGCTCACCTGCCCCAGCAGAGCCCCATCATGGTGGATCTACATGACCAG ATGCACCAGGGATCCGTTCCAATATCATACACTGTTACGACGGTGACGACCCATGGATTTCCCATCCACACCGGGCAGCCCCTTCCGGGGTGCAACACTCAGCAGCTCCCAGCATGCTCG ctcatACAGGCATGTACCATGCAGCATATGCCAGTGTCTTATCAAGCCTTTCCACCCCTGATCTCCAGCGAACATTTTGTATTGCACCCAACCCCATCTGTACCCCCCCACCAGCCGCCGCACCTTACTCCTTTGAGCCAGTTTGTCCCTTTACAGCCTCAGCACCCACGCATG CCTCTACAGAGGGTAGACAATGAAGTTGACCTAAGAGGGGACCAGCACCCATTAGGGACCTTCTCCTACCCTCCCTCTCATCACCCACCAGCGCTGCCTCCTTCTCTGCCCCTACAGTATCTTCCTCAAGAGCCTCTGCATCAGGAGCTTCCCTTTGGAGTG CCATATCCCCACATGCTGCCCAGGCGAGTGAGTGGACAGAGATACCGGTTGCAGCAacctctcccccctcctcctccccctccatctTACTACCCAGGCTTCCTCCCTTACTTCCT GTCAATGCTTCCTGTGCCTCCAACAGCAGTGGGCCCAGCCATCAGTTTAGACCTGGATGTGGATGATGTGGAGATGGAGAACTATGAG gCATTACTGAATTTGGCGGAGAGGTTGGGTGAAGCGAAACCACGTGGACTCACTAAAGCTGATATAGAGCAACTTCCGTCCTACAGATTCAACTCAGAGAATCATCTATCTGAACAAACGCT gTGTGTTGTGTGCTTTAGTGACTTTGAGTGTAGGCAGCTACTTCGGGTATTACCTTGTAACCACGAATTCCATGCAAAGTGtgtggataaatggttgaag ACCAATCGCACTTGTCCTATCTGCCGAGCCGATGCCTCGGACGTACACCGGGAGGTGGAGTGA